GTGTGCTAGTTAGTATTGTACGTTTCTAATGGTGCTTAAAATAATAATAGGGTGTGTGTGAAAAACGCTTATTTTATTTAAAAGCGAACCGAAAAGAACCCGTTTTATCGGGTTTTTTTTATGCCCTTTTTTTCCTTTTCTAAATATTCTCTCTCAATCTCTTCAAATTCCGAAACAGGAAGTAACCTTTTTAATCGAGCAATCGAATAGAAATACTTTTCGCTAATTTGCTGTAAAGCAAAATCCCTCCTAATTTTCTGATGTATATGTAACTCGATATACATTTTGCGTGCCTTTTCTAATTTAATAGCCGATTTGGTTTTTGTTGAAGTCTCCATAAGGTGTGTGTGAAATTTTTGTGTTTAATAACTGGTTTCTACATGTCGGAAATTCTTAAGATTGAATTTTTTAAAGAACTCTTTAGGAGCGTCTGTGATAACAACCAAGTTTATAAGTTTAAAATCCAACAAATAACGAATGTGTTTTTCCTTGTACAATTCAGGAGCAAACTCTTCTATAATAATACAATCAATAGGCTCTTCTATTTTTTTTAAAACTCCCTTAAAAGCCTTTTTTAAATTGGGATGATTAAACCTTACGGTAACAGAATTAGAAGTTTCTGCAATTTTTTCTCCTAAAAAAGTTTTTCCTGAGCCTTGTTTTCCAGTGATGATAATGTTTTTCATTTTTTTGCCGTTGTCATTTAAAAGGTTAATTTTATACGTTTTAAGTGTTAAAATGTACGCATAAACGTATTTTTTGACATTACAAATGTAAAGAAAAAAAATACAAAAACAACTTTTTCGTAAAATAAAAAACATTGTGTATATAAAAAAACTAGCCAAAGAATTAAAGAATAAAGGAGTAGGAAAAAAGGAAATACCTGTAGATATAGGGGTTTCATACTCGTCTGTTTTAAATTATTTGAATGAAAAAAGGGTAATGCCTATTGACGTGTTTTTTAAATTAATTGACACCTACAATATTGACATACGTAATGTTTTGGATGAAAAATACTTTGAAAGCAGTTCATTTTTAACAGACGAAACCGAAAAATTAAAAAGAAAAATATTTGAATTAGAGATACGGCTTGATGAATGTAGGCGCAAAAATGATGATGATGATTTTCAAAGAGCCATTAGCTAAAATGACCATAGTTTAAACAAGATATATGAATTTTTTTAGAATGATAATGCCTTACGGCTTAGAAAAAAATGATCAAGGTGAATGGTTTGCTTTTAACAGGTACTATGAACCTTTAGGAACTCTACAGAAATACGTAAACATTACAGAACAGGAGCTGCAAGAATTAGCTTTTGATAAAGACAGTATTGCAATAAACGAAAATACAAACGAAATAGTAAGAGTATTTTTATTTAGAGACGGAACGAATCCTGCAAGATCTGTAGATACAAAAATCATAACAAAAGAGGAACAACAAAACTGGGATGAATATTTTAAGCGATTGCAAAAAATATGTCATTTTAAAATAAATGAATTATAAAAAAGAGGTTCAATTTTTAAGTAAAAAAGCAAAAATAAGAGTGTAAAACACTACAAAGCGAACGAAAATAAACACAAATAAGACTTGTTTTATTGTTTTTGTCTTGTTTTGTCTTGCTGAAAAATGAAAATAAGACAAAATAAGACATTTTAAAATACTGTATTTCAACAACTTATAACGATTGTCTTACTTTGTCTTATTTGTCTTGTAAAATTTACTCGTAAAAAAAAGTATATATAAAGAGAATAAAGGGAAAATAGGGGCGTGTCCTGTGTCGTATTTGTGTCAAAATCGCTAAAAATGCCCCGAAAACCCCAGTAAAAACGGTGTGTTTAATTATGAAATATGGGGCTGGTTATTCCAGTTCCCGCTACTAGAGAAGACAAGTCAGCATTTTTGCTGACTTTCTTCATTTTAGAACACTTCGTATCCCTTGATATACTTGGATCAGTCCTAAAAGTTGGGGACTAGGCATAAATTTGTACTAATCTAAAGAGGAAGAATTCCGGATTAAGAACAAAACCTAGGGAGTTACGCATAAATTAGGGTTTAATCTAAACAAAAAGGAACTCTTATTTCCTTTTTTAGCAGGCTGTTAACATTTTTGAAAGATTATCTTGTAATATTCATGATCTAAAAATTGTATCTTTGCACAAACAATTACAAGATTAAAATGAAACTTTTATTAATTACCATTGTTCTGTTAGGATTAGGAATTGCAGGTATTGCAATAAAAATTTGGGCCAAAAAAGATGGTAAATTTGCTGGCACTTGCGCGAGTCAAAACCCCATGCTTAACAAAGAAGGAGAGTCTTGTGGTTTTTGTGGAAAAACACCAGATCAGTTTGCCGATTGTAATGAACCTTCACATTCGTAACTAGTCTATGCCCCTACTTGTTGTTCTGCTCTACATCTTTTTAGTGGTAGTAGCTATTCAAGCCCTCTTTTACTTAGGTGTTTACACAAAGTTTGTGTTTTCAAAAGATAAACAAAGTGACCATAATAGTCTTCCTGTTTCGGTTATTATTTGTGCTAAGAACGAAGCCGAAAACTTAAAAACTTTTCTACCTTCCATATGTGAGCAAGATTATCCAAACTTTGAGATTGTACTTATAAACGATGATTCAACGGACGACACCTTAGACGTTATCGAAGCGTTCGCTAATCAATATAGCAACATTAAAATAGTAAACGTTAAAAATATTGAGGCGTTTTGGGGCAATAAAAAATACGCTTTAACGTTAGGCATTAAAGCTGCTAAAAACGAATATTTATTATTTACTGATGCCGACTGCAAGCCCATGTCTTCGCATTGGATTTCAGAAATGTGTAGCCATTTCACAAAAGAAAAGAGTGTTGTATTAGGCTATGGTGGCTATTCAAAAATTAAAAATTCATTTTTGAATAAACTTATTCGCTACGAAACCCTTGTTACAGCTGTGAATTATTTTTCGTTTGCTTTATCTGGCATGCCATATATGGGTGTTGGTAGAAATCTAGCTTATACTAAAGCAGAGTTTTTCAATGCTAACGGATTTATTAACCACATAAAGGTACGCTCGGGCGATGATGATTTATTCGTAAACCAAGTCGCTACTGCAAAAAATACAGCCTGTACTTTTTCAGAAAATAGCTTTACCACATCGCTCCCTAAAAAAACTTATAAGGCGTGGTATTTGCAAAAAAGACGTCATGTCTCCACGGCTCAACATTACAAACCTTTACATAAATTCCTTTTAGCCCTATTATACATTTCCAACTTACTGTTTTGGGTTTTAGCAGTTGTTTTATTTGTCGCTCAAATAAAATGGCAAATTATTCTAGGCGCCTTTGTACTTCGATTAAGTTTACAATATTTGATATTAGGCATGGCTTCTAAAAAGTTAAAAGAGAGCGACTTAATTCTTATATTTCCTTTATTAGAATTTTTCTTAATCATTATACAATTAACTATCTTTATAAATAATATCCTTTCAAAACCCAAGCATTGGAAATAGATCTCATTATCAAAAGTGCCAAACAAAAGGACCAAAAAGCCTTTAATCATTTGTTAGATATGTTTTGGGATGATGTTTATGGCTTTCAACTTAAACGGATCCAGAACGAAAATGACGCTGAAGATATCACGATTCAAACCTTCGCAAGAGCTTTTGATCGCATTGAAACGTTTAATGAAGCGTATTCGTTTAAAACTTGGCTCATTACCATTTCAAAAAACATCCATATTGATTTACTTCGAAAAGAAAAAAACTCTATTTCTCAAGTGGGTTTGAAAAACAACCGCGAAGTTTTTGACATTCTAGACGAATCGCCTTCACCAGAAGACAAACTCATCAGCGAGCAACATTTAGCTAAACTACTTCGAGATATTAAAAAGCTAAAACCGCATTATCAAGAAATTATAAATTTGCGGTATTTTCAAGAGCTGAGTTATAAAGAAATATCAAAAGAGCTTAACGACCCAATTAATAACGTAAAAGTTAAACTCCTGCGTGCCAAAAAGCTTCTTGCCGAAATCATTCTAAAAAAATGACACCTTTTAAGCTTAAAAACTTAAGTCCGGGACTATTATTTGCTGGAGCGGCAGTTGGCGTCTCTCATTTGGTTCAATCTACAAGAGCTGGAGCCGATTTTGGTTTAGGCCTGCTTTGGGCATTACTACTAGTTAATTTATTTAAATATCCTTTTTTTCAATTTGGACCTAGATATGCATCGGCAACTGGAGAAAGTTTATTAGATGGGTACAACAAACTAGGCAAAGGTGTGTTAATCGTATATTTTATCCTAAACCTTGCCACCATGTTTACCATTCAAACCGCAGTAACTATTGTTACCGCAGGGCTAGCAACTTCAATATTTGGTAACTTATTTTCACTAGAATCATGGACCATTATTATTCTAATGATGTGTTTATTGCTTTTAATTTTGGGACGCTATAACCTACTGGATCGCCTCATGAAAATTATCATAATCACACTAACCTTAAGCACGGTAACGGCGGTAGTTATAGCTTTGTCAACAAACACGAACAACATCGCCATCACTCAAATAATTCCAAAAACCCCTATAGAAATAGCTTTCTTAATAGCCTTTATGGGTTGGATGCCGGCACCGTTAGACGTAGCCGTTTGGCAATCATTATGGACCATAGAGAAACATGAATCCACAAAAAAATACGACTCCAAAACCGCTTTATTCGATTTTAATATCGGATATATTGGAACCATTTTTATAGGTATTGGTTTTGTGCTTTTAGGCACATTAGTCATGTTCAATAGCGGAGAGCGCTTTAGTAATTCGGCAACCACTTTCTCCAAACAACTTATACAAATGTATACATCCAATTTAGGAAATTGGGCTTACCTGGTTATCGGCATAGCAGCATTTACCACCATGTTTAGCACGACATTAACCACCTTAGACGCCTCACCTCGGGCCATGGCAAAAACATCACAACTACTTTTTAAAAAATATTCCAAAATAAACTATACCTTTTGGATTATCCTGCTGGCCATAGGAACTATTTTTATTTTCATTTTTCTGGCTTCAGAAATGGGTATACTTATAAAAGTTGCCACTATCCTTTCCTTTATAACCACACCATTTTACGCAATTATTAATTACATCTTAATTTGTAGCAAGCATACACCAAAAACAGCACACCCCTCAGTTAAACTTCATGTACTTAGTTGGTCTGGGATATTATTTCTCATCTTTTTTAGTGTTTGGTATCTCACGGTTATATAAGCTTATTTTTGTAGAATACTTTGTATCTTTGCAATCTATTTTTTCAGATTATGAATAACAAAATCACCTCGAATATATTACCAGCAGAACGCACACCAAAACCAAAATGGCTTCGTGTAAAACTTCCAACAGGAAAAAAGTACACCGAATTAAGAGGCTTAGTTGATAAGTACAAATTAAACACGATTTGTACCTCGGGAAGCTGTCCAAATATGGGAGAATGCTGGGGTGAAGGTACAGCAACCTTTATGATTTTAGGTAACGTTTGTACACGTTCTTGCGGATTTTGCGGAGTAAAAACAGGACGACCAGAAACGGTAGATTGGGATGAACCAGAAAAAGTAGGACGCTCTATTAAAATCATGAACATTAAACACGCCGTTTTAACGAGCGTAGATCGTGATGATTTAAAAGACATGGGAAGCATCATGTGGTCTGAAACGGTAAAAGCGGTACGACGCATGAACCCCGAAACCACCTTAGAAACTTTAATTCCCGATTTTCAAGGTATAGAAAAACACATAGACCGAATCATAGACGTCGCGCCAGAAGTGGTGTCTCACAACATTGAAACCGTGCGTCGTTTAACTCGTGATGTACGTATTCAAGCGCAATACGATCGTAGCATGGGCGTTTTAAAATACTTAAAACAACAAGGCCAGCGCAGAACAAAATCGGGCATCATGCTCGGACTAGGGGAAACGCGAGAAGAAGTGATCCAAACCCTTCACGATTTAAAAAATCAAGATGTTGATGTTGTGACTATTGGGCAATACCTACAACCTTCAAAAAAACACCTTCCTGTTAAAAAATTCATCAACCCGGATGAATTTAAAGAGTTTGAAGCAATTGGTTTAGAATTAGGATTCCGTCATGTTGAAAGTAGTGCTTTAGTAAGATCTTCTTACAGAGCTCAAAAACATATTCACTAATCATGATACGTGTCGCTATCAATGGTTTTGGTAGAATAGGCAGGCGTGTTTTTCGACTTCTTCAAGAACAAGACAACATTGAAGTTGTCGCGATAAACGATTTGTCTGACACAAAAACACTAACGCATTTACTAAAATACGATAGCGTTCATGGTATTTTTAAAGGTGAATTTGCTTCAGATGAAACTCACATCATATATAACGGCAAAAAAATCCCTTTAACAAATGCCC
This genomic interval from Tamlana carrageenivorans contains the following:
- the lipA gene encoding lipoyl synthase is translated as MNNKITSNILPAERTPKPKWLRVKLPTGKKYTELRGLVDKYKLNTICTSGSCPNMGECWGEGTATFMILGNVCTRSCGFCGVKTGRPETVDWDEPEKVGRSIKIMNIKHAVLTSVDRDDLKDMGSIMWSETVKAVRRMNPETTLETLIPDFQGIEKHIDRIIDVAPEVVSHNIETVRRLTRDVRIQAQYDRSMGVLKYLKQQGQRRTKSGIMLGLGETREEVIQTLHDLKNQDVDVVTIGQYLQPSKKHLPVKKFINPDEFKEFEAIGLELGFRHVESSALVRSSYRAQKHIH
- a CDS encoding membrane or secreted protein, which gives rise to MKLLLITIVLLGLGIAGIAIKIWAKKDGKFAGTCASQNPMLNKEGESCGFCGKTPDQFADCNEPSHS
- a CDS encoding Nramp family divalent metal transporter; this encodes MTPFKLKNLSPGLLFAGAAVGVSHLVQSTRAGADFGLGLLWALLLVNLFKYPFFQFGPRYASATGESLLDGYNKLGKGVLIVYFILNLATMFTIQTAVTIVTAGLATSIFGNLFSLESWTIIILMMCLLLLILGRYNLLDRLMKIIIITLTLSTVTAVVIALSTNTNNIAITQIIPKTPIEIAFLIAFMGWMPAPLDVAVWQSLWTIEKHESTKKYDSKTALFDFNIGYIGTIFIGIGFVLLGTLVMFNSGERFSNSATTFSKQLIQMYTSNLGNWAYLVIGIAAFTTMFSTTLTTLDASPRAMAKTSQLLFKKYSKINYTFWIILLAIGTIFIFIFLASEMGILIKVATILSFITTPFYAIINYILICSKHTPKTAHPSVKLHVLSWSGILFLIFFSVWYLTVI
- a CDS encoding helix-turn-helix transcriptional regulator; its protein translation is MYIKKLAKELKNKGVGKKEIPVDIGVSYSSVLNYLNEKRVMPIDVFFKLIDTYNIDIRNVLDEKYFESSSFLTDETEKLKRKIFELEIRLDECRRKNDDDDFQRAIS
- a CDS encoding RNA polymerase sigma factor: MEIDLIIKSAKQKDQKAFNHLLDMFWDDVYGFQLKRIQNENDAEDITIQTFARAFDRIETFNEAYSFKTWLITISKNIHIDLLRKEKNSISQVGLKNNREVFDILDESPSPEDKLISEQHLAKLLRDIKKLKPHYQEIINLRYFQELSYKEISKELNDPINNVKVKLLRAKKLLAEIILKK
- a CDS encoding glycosyltransferase translates to MPLLVVLLYIFLVVVAIQALFYLGVYTKFVFSKDKQSDHNSLPVSVIICAKNEAENLKTFLPSICEQDYPNFEIVLINDDSTDDTLDVIEAFANQYSNIKIVNVKNIEAFWGNKKYALTLGIKAAKNEYLLFTDADCKPMSSHWISEMCSHFTKEKSVVLGYGGYSKIKNSFLNKLIRYETLVTAVNYFSFALSGMPYMGVGRNLAYTKAEFFNANGFINHIKVRSGDDDLFVNQVATAKNTACTFSENSFTTSLPKKTYKAWYLQKRRHVSTAQHYKPLHKFLLALLYISNLLFWVLAVVLFVAQIKWQIILGAFVLRLSLQYLILGMASKKLKESDLILIFPLLEFFLIIIQLTIFINNILSKPKHWK